The following DNA comes from Oncorhynchus masou masou isolate Uvic2021 chromosome 21, UVic_Omas_1.1, whole genome shotgun sequence.
agACCCCACTGTCCAAAAGGCAATATCCTGGGTGTCACCAGTCTGAAATAGGAACCATATTCTCTAAACAGTACAGCACTAAAGAGAAGAGGGTGCCATTTTTACACtagaatagtgtgccattttagATGCACGCTTGAAGTGCCCCCATTTCCCTACGATCCATCCATGTCATTTCCTCCTTGGTGAAGTGTACTTCCTGGTTCCCGCCATCAGAGGGTACTCTCGTAGGTGATTGGGGTCTCGGTTATAGTTCCGCTTTGCTCCCGCTCTACATATCCAAGGAAAAAGGGTAAAAAAATAATGATTAAAAAAAATTGCCTttgcagtgtgtgtgcatgcatgtgtgtgcaagAGAAACTGAAGTGCCTCCATGTGAGTATAAACTAAATAAGACTATAGGCCAAATggtcaatatggaaaatgtctCAGCGAGTGTACAGTCTGAGACACAGTGATGGGCAGGACACACAGTGTAGTCAAATAAAAAGATCTCCCTCCAAACATGAAGAACAAAAAAAAAGCCACCATTGTGTGGTGACAGGGCTGAGACAAAACATGAGGCATGAAACAAAGACTACCTGAAGCCACGATGCAAATCATTCTCCAATCCACAGCTTCTCTTTATTAGCCTGAGAGCCTGACTGACATGCTCCGTTTCACCACTGTCAACAATGTTGAAACAATGCATATCGGTTTGGATTCCaggctttttttaaataaagatctcagtcattttttttacctttatttaaccaggcaagtcagttaagaacaaattcttattttcaatgacggcctgggaacagtgggttaactgcctgttcagggcagaacgacagattttgtaccttgtcagctcggggtttgaactctcaaccttccggttactagtccaatgctctaaccactaggctacagtcATAAAGGTACACTGCTTTTCATGAACACACTTCCTTCCCTATACTGTGTGGACAAAGCTGTGACAAGCTGCTTTAAAAAAAGCACAATTGAGTTTAATAGGAGTAGAGGTTAAAACCCATAATGGGGTGTCACCGTTTACAGTGCCctgcaaaagtattcacacccccctTCGcggttttcctattttgttgcatgacgacttgtaatttaaattgatttttatttggacgTCATATAAATGGACTTTATTTAAATatcaaagttgtggagaagtacagatcagggttgggttataaaaaataagATCAGacactttgaacatcccacagagcaccattaaatccattattcaaaaattgtaagaatatggcaccacaaacctgccaagagcaggctgcccaccaaaactcacagaccaggcaaggggggcattaatcagaggcaacaaagagaccaaggataaccctgaatgagctgcaaagctccacagcggagatttgagcatctgtccataggaccactaaaccgtacactccacagagctgggctttacggaagagtgtccaagcaaacatgtttggtgttcaccaaaaggcatttgggagactccccaaacatatggaagaaggtacgctggtcagatgagactaaaattgagctttttgcccatcaaggaaaacgctatgtctagCACAAACCctacacctctcatcaccctgagaacacatccccacagtgaaacaTGCTGGTGGCGGCTgcatcctgctgtggggatgtttttccatcggcagggactgggaaactggtcggaatgatggatggtgctaaatacagggacatttttgagggaaacctgtttcagtcttccagagatttgagactgggatggatgttcaccttccagcaggacaatgaccctaagcatactgctaaagcaacacttgagtggtttagcGGAAACAAttaaaatgtcttggaatggcctaggtcagagcccagacctcaatccaaatgAGAATCTgcggtatgacttaaagattgctgtacaccatccaacttgaaggagctggagcgaTTTTGACTTGAAGAACGGGCAAAAATcctagtggctagatgtgccaagcttatagagacataccccaagagacttgcggctgtaattgcagcaaaagctggctctacaaagtattgactttggggggtgaatagttatgcacgctcaagttctgtttttttgtcttatttcttgtttttcacaacaacaaaaaatattttgcaccttcaaagtggtaggcatgttgtgtaaatcaaatgatacaaaccccctaaaaatccattttaattccaggttgcaagtcaacaaaataggaaaaatgccaagtgggGTGAAGACTTTCGCAAGCCTCTGTACATCATGTGGGGATAACAGCTGACACTCAAGCTAGGTTAGTAGTAGGTGTGGGTTTTTGTGTGTTTCTATTTTAAAAGTGATGGTGTGGCAGTCCTTCCTGTTGCTGTGTGCTTCTGTCTGTGCATTTATGCAGACAGTGTGTTTGCACATTCTGTGTGTGCGTCCTCACCCCAGGCAGCGTTCTTTGGTTTCTGCAGCAGGCGAGGTCCTGTGAGCCCTATGACCAGGGCCCCTATGGGGGCGGTAAGCAAGATGGAGAGCACGGCCACTGTCAGCACGTCCATGCCGTACTTCTCCAGCTCCTTATCCTCCTTGGTGCGGGCCATGTCCAGCGCTGTGGAGCCGATGGCCGCCTGGGGAGAGAAGATCGACCCATTGGCCACGTCACCCTCAACATTGTGAGAGCTGGAACTCTGTCATAAAAGTTAAAATAACGCAGACATAGGTAATAATAAGTGTTGCATGTCACGCAATCACTAGTTAGAATATTCAAACGTTATGGTTATTTTGCTTGTTAAGCCTTTTTTGTGTGAAGCCAATTTCATCCTTGGATCCTGTTTTGTATGCTTATTGGATACAGCGAAATGGAGAGAAGAATGTTGAAAGAGCAGTAAGCTGGATTCGAGCCCATGCTGGCAGAGGTAGTACATCAAACATGTGCTCCAGAGGCAGGGGTTTAGACCACTCCAGGCCACCGTAGTTTCTATTTAACGTTAAGTACCTGTACAGTGGCTTTGGGTAGCCAGGCCAGAGCGATGAAGAGCTTCTCTTTGAAGTTGAAGCCGGCACACAGCACACAGACGAAGGTGAAGAGAACACGCACCAGCAGACCAATGGCCAGAGAGCCTATGCCCAGGCCTGGTAGGACAGAGAAGTTAAGAGGGGGTTGAATGATAAACACTTTTTTCAAGTTAAAGTAGGAAAACACCCCTAATAGATTATCTCCAATGAGCGGGTATAAATGTATACGTAGTGTGTGTTCTCACCGACAGTGTTTTTGTCCAGCTCTGAGATCTGGATCTCGGCCCCGATCAAGCCAAAGAGCAGTGGCTGGAACACCTCCCAGGCAATACCCACTATGTCCTCCACAGGGACCTGCACATACAccgagtcagacagacacacgttACGGTTTCTCAAAGTACTGACGTTTTCAAATACAATGTGAAAGTAGAGCAAATGGAGGGGTGTTAAAACCATGAAAAACCACCCACGACACAAACCAGACTACAGAGAGAGTTCAGCAAACACCAAGACTTCACAACTGTGTTACTCTACTGGAGAATCTGCCTCCCATAGAGACAATATGAGATGTGACTGACTGTATATTTGGGATTGGGCCTCTATCCTGATTGGAAGGGTCCCACTGTGTGTTAAGACAGTAGTTTGTGCTGCACTGGAACATCCAATGCTTTAGTTGAGTCCACTGTGTTGGAGGTAAGGGCTCGGGGGGCATTTGGGTGAGAGTGTAAGTGCCTAGCTAGAAGATGCAGAGTACGGCGGGTTGAGCGAGTGGTCGGCACggggttgtatgtgtgtgtgattgactGACCTTTGACCTTCTCCAGCCCAGGCTGGCCAGGAAGGCGAGGACCAGGGTGCAGAGGCCCCCCGAGCCGGGGAAGCCGGCCATGTTGCTGCCGAACACGGCAAACACCGACAGGCCCAGTAGCAGGAATGAGCGCTTCATCACTACGTTATCCTACagtagaaagagtgagagagaaggaaggatgtATTACTAAAGGTTTTCCAAACAAGGACTATGTCCCTGGAGTAACATTACTGAGAAAGGGAAACGCTACTGAGAAAACTGAGCTCCGTTATAGGTCAACTTCACAGTCCAGTTTcctctctattgcactccacactaccctttcacacctggacaaaaaggaacacctatgcgagaacgctattcattgactacagctcagcgttcaacaccatagttccctcaaagctcatcagtaagctaaggactcggactaaacacctccctctgcaactggatcctggacttcctgtcgggcctcccccaagtggtaagggtaggtaacaacacatctgccacgctgatcctcaacacggatgcccctcaggggtgcgtgctcagtcccctcctgtactccttgttcactcatgactgcacggccaggcacgactccaacaccatcattaagtttgccgatgacacaatagtgataggcctgatcaccgacaacgacgagagagactatagggaggagacctggccgtgtggtgccaggacaacctctccctcatcgtgatcaagacaaaggagatgattgtggactacagggaaaGGAGAACAAAGCACGCCCCCATTGTCATCGGAGGGACTGAAGTGGAACAGGTTgatagcttcaagttccttggtgtccacatcaccaacaaactaacatggtccaagcacaccaacacagtcgtgaagaaggcacgacaaagcccattcccactcaggagactgaaaagatttggcatgggtcctcagatcctcaaaaggttattcagctgcatcatcgagagcatcctgacgtgTTGCATCACTGCCccgtatggcaactgctcggcctccgaacgcaaggcactacagagagtagtgcatACGGACCAGTACAtgggtccaagcttcctgccatccagaacctctataccatgCGGTGTCACCTGAGTCATAGACTGTACTCACTGCTACCACGCGGCACCGAAGCGCCATGTCTAGGtcaaagaggcttctaaacagcttctaccccaaaaccataagactcctgaacatctagtcaaatggctacccagactatttgcgcacccccccctttacactgctgctactcttattatctatgcatagtcactttaataactcttaCCTACATATTCCCACcccacattgaatctgtaccggtaccccctgtatatagcctcattattgttattttactgctgctctttaattatttgttactttaattttagggggtattttcttaaaactgcattgttggttaagagcttgtaagttagaccttacagtgaaatgctacacccgctgtatttggcgcatgtgacaaataacatttgatttgaaagccGAGTCCTTTTCAATGGTGATTCGTACCTGGTCTTTGCTGGGAAAGTAACGCAACAGAAATCCCAGCAGGACCCCAGCTACCATTCCCCCTCCCACCTCCAGTATACCTCTCAGCAGGTTGTACCACATGGAGcctgcagagagacacacagcacaACAAAACATATGAAATTAATATCAAAACAGACAGgatcgtcccaaatggcaccctgttactTTTGACCGGAGACCTATGTgggccgtggtcaaaagtagttcactatatagggaatgcgACGCCATTTAGGACACAGATTCCAGCAGGAAGTCAATAATAAAAATCATGCAATACAGAGGAAGACACAGTAATAGCAGAACACATGCAGTTTGCTCATACTAATGGTcccgtggctcagttggtagagcatggcgcttgcaacaacAGGGATCGTAGGTTCGATTCCCGAAGTGTGAGGGTGTCATCTATTGGATCCAGGACAGATTGCAGGAAGATTTCTATTAACGCTGCAACAAAAACAGATAAGTTCTATTCTTTTTCTAGTGGTCTTCTCGCATCATTGGCTCGGAGCAGAGGCACAGATCAACAACCTCCCTCCTGATTGGCTTAGAGCAGAAGAACAGATCAACATGCTCCCGACTGATTGGATCCCTACCGGTGGCGAAGGCCATGCCCATGCAGGTGGTGAAACCGGTGATGGCCAGGATGTCGTCGAAGCTGCCGGCAGCCATAAGGAGGGTAGGGATGCCTTGCTCCAAGCCGTAGCCATCCTTCTGCAGCAGCAGCATGGAGGGAACCACCACGGCCGGGGACACGGCTCCCAGCACAAATCTACAAGAGACAGGAGAGCCAAAGTGAGGGTTAATCATCATAATATCATATTCATCAGGTTTGTGTTTGCCAGGCTGAAGAGCGACCTCCGAAGTAACAACCTGTAATATGAATACTGATAATAATATTGTCATATGACCATTTAGCAGATAGCCAGTACAAACcgacaggagaggagacacactgaGAGTTCATCATATAATATGGCCCTGTAGAAGATGCTTTCAAAGGACTGTAAAAGCACTTTGAGCAACTGCTgatgttaaataaaaataatgcaTTTGATTGATTAATATGAAGACATCACAAACCatgaagagacaggggaggggttATGGGGGATAATACAATGAGTATAGACAAAGTGTTTAATGATGCAGCTTTACTAATAGGAATTAgtttgagatatacactatacatataaaAGTATGTTGACAGCCCAGCCACAATCAATGCTGTATAAAattgaacacacagccatgcaatctccataaagaCAACATTGGCAGCaggatggccttactgaagagctgtgtggcagttcgtcaaatttctgccctgctagagctgccccgggtaactaagtgctgttattgtgaagtggaaatgtctaggagcaacaacagctcagccgtgaagtggtaggcctcacaagctcacagaacaggaccgctgaAGCACGTAGTGCggaaaaatcatctgtcctcggctgcaacactcactaccgagttccaaacggcctctggaagcaatatcagcacaaaaactgttggtcgggagcttcatgaaaagggtttccatggccgagcagctgcacacaagcctaagatcaccattagCAAAACCAAGCGttggctagagtggtgtaaagctcgccgccattggactctatAGCAGTGGAAacttgttctctggagtgatgaatccgcttcaccatctggcagtccaaaggacaaatctgggtttggcgaaaGCCAGGAGAACTCTGCCTGCCCCAATGAATAGTGCCAACTGTATAGTTTGGTGTAGGTGGAATAATGTCtagggttgtttttcatggttcgggctaggccccttagtttcagtagggaaatcttaacactatagcatacaatgacattctagatgattctgtgctttcttgtttcagcatgacaatgcccagtGCACAAAGTGTGGTccctacagaaatggtttgtcgagatcggtgtggaaaaacttgactaACCTGCAGAGCCCCAACCTCAACACATTCAAACACCTTTGGGacgaattggaacgctgactgcgagccaggcctaatcgcccaacctcagtgcccaacctcactaatgctcgtgcctgaatggaagcatgtccccgcagcaatgttccaatatctagttgaaagcctccccagaagagtggaggctgttatagcagcaaaagggggtccaactccatattgatgcccatgattttggaatgcgaTGTTCGACAAGCATACTTTTGGTAAGGTAGGGTAGTGTATTTAGAGGGATGGATGAATAGAACGATGGATAGATCAGTGAGAGACCATATGagtggagaggacaagagagagagtaagaggagagaggatgagagaaatagagaagacAGAGTGCAAGGGGCTAAGAGTCAGAGGATGAAATGAAAATATATAAAGGCTGGGTATCCAATCTtactcctggagagctaccctcctgtaggttttcactcaaacCCCAGTTATAACTAACCTGGTTCACCTTATCAACCAGCTCATTATTACAATCAGGTGCGCTAGATCaaggttggagtgaacctacaggacagtagctctccgggaacagggttggagaggacTGGTATAAAGTATACTTCAAGTGTTCACGGTGAGTTACAGTAGCTGCCAAATACTCTATACCGGTCTTCATGGAATGCAAGTGGTGTTAGGTAGCCCTTTAGTTTTACAAATGCATCGGGAGGCTGCAGAATACTAAGTGGAATTTAGACGACTGACCGACAGAcccgagaaagacagagagtttACCCTAGGATGAATCCCCAGATCCAGGGAAGGCCCATGAGGAAGTGGGAGGCGATGGCGATGGTGCAGGCCTCGATGATGCAGGGTCCCATTCCCACGCGTATACACACCATACTCAGCTTCTTCAGAGCCTGGGAACACACatgtatataaacacacacattaatggAAAAATATAAatgtcattagtccactgttgatacaatCCCAAGTTAAAAGGAACAATCTCATTTCATTAGCCCCAAATGTTTTGCAGGTCAGCAGTAAAGTTGACATAAATGTGGCaagtgacactttgcttcttgaaggtcctgaaaacttgactgctgaaatgcaaaacattttgggactgtaacaaacagtggactaatgaaaaaaaTACACACCGTTTTTGAGTGGATTTctcctttaacacaggttatcaCAGGAACACAAATAGAAAAGGACTAAACACTAAACGCTTTGGCATATGGAGTGTGATCAAAAAATTACATATTTACCTGGTTCGTTTGACAGTTCGAGATTAATACTTTACAAATAGGACATTTCTGTTCTGTTTAATTATGTATTTCTGTAAAGAGATGGTTTCCACTCTAGCTTCCTGCAGTTAGTCTGGGCATAAGATCAAGCATTCTATAGACaaaatgtggtgtgtgtgacccAAGATAGATATAACCTGAAAGAGCTTAGAACAATGTTGTTGTAATCTTCCTGgcatctgggaaactaagccGGGTTGAGGGCAAAACACCATCCTATGTAGATAACCAAGGTGGCTTATGGGAGTTGGAAGCAGTCTGACTAAGCATTTTTAAGTCCTATTAAAGGTCTCGGTTTTATCATTATCAGTTAGGCTCTTGGCCCAACAACCAAGACTGTTGGGTCGACggtttcattattgcaataattcatcgatattgaataaagatgattgtttgaagaaatgacaaagTCTCTCTCACTTTGAATAGAATATTCCACCGAAAGAGTGTTTTATTGACATACCGAGGCATCCAATCCCAGGCCTGCTCGGGCCAGGATGACAGCAAGGGCAATGTTCCTCAGGGAGGCGGACCATCGGTAGTCGATGTACACGGCATCCGTTACCACGGGGATATTACGCAGCAGGAAGCCCGACAATAGCATACCTGTAGAGAATGAGAGAACAATGATACTTTATCatactattatattattaaaGTTAATACTTCTATAAGCAACCATGGTGTTATTCTTTGGACTTTCTCTCACAGCAAGAGGGACAAAAAAACGATGTCTTGCTGTGTCGTTCTGAAAACAAACgtgtttttataaaaaaatatatatataaaaaaagagcTAAACAGAGGCTAAGATATTATTATTCCCATCTTCACATTGGTTCAAATGCCAAGAAATACATATTTTACGACATTCTTTGTGCTGATAGTCTGGGAACTGCATATTAAAAAGGTTGAAGATCAATTGGTTTAAGATATCAAAAGGCTTCTAGGAATAGGAGTCTTTTGAGAGTAAAGGAAAAACCTTTCCATGTAGGAATAGCACAAACTGAAGACATGCATACAGTGGAGTCTTTCATTTACTGTATGAAATTGAATTGCCTTTGAAGGTCAGAAAGATCAATATGGTcctgtgtggttcagttggtaagAGAGTGGCATTAGCCAACATCAGGGTTGTGGATTTGATTCCCCACTGGTGGCATGCAAAACCGTATGCACTTAAATCACTGTGCTGTAAACCGCTTTGGATAAAATGCCTGCTTAATAGTGTATTATCAAGAAAGTACAGAACAATTCCAtcccatttgggacgcaagcAATGACTACTGTCTGAGCAGGGAGGAACCAGTTGACAGGCATAAGAATGTGGGACCGACTGTCGGTTAGCCTaagttaagtaaaaaataaataccttCAAGGCTGTAACAAAGCTTAAAATGAAATAGAATTCCTGCTTTGTTCCGTTTCAATGCTGCGTCCCCAGGCAACGCAGGCCCAAAAAAGTATTCAGCTCAAACAATAAAACGGGGACGCAGCATGTCTGGGTTCACATAAAGAAAAACAGGGGTTGGAGAGACATTAAATAACAAAGATCTATATCCAACAAACAGGACTTCAATTCTGGACTATGGGAGTGGGCTCTGTCGGATAGACTACGCTAACGATCAACGTTTAGAAATTCAAGACCCAGCACAAACACTTCTTTATTATCTACAATCTCTTTTCTGGACTGTTGAAAGTGAGGAGTAGGCTGTGAACCGGAACGACAGCCTTCTACCTTCTTGCGGGCTAAATGAGTGGCCACTGTCTTATTATAGGGGTCTGTGCAAACTACAGGACTTTTCATGTGGTTACCGGCATCAAGAGACACTTTGGTCAAAGCTCAACCAAGTCTCTCTTGTTTGTTGAGAAATGAAAATAAATGTTTCATTCAATTCCTATCAGTCAACAAGGGTGTTTAATTTGGTTAAAAATGGGATAAGGTGTGATATAAACTCACTTCACTGTTTAGGTATGATAGTAACATGTAGCAGCGTCGGCAAAGCCAGACAGAATAATAGGGGGAGTGTTTGACCATCCGTGTATAGTAAAGAGTAGTAGTTAGGGGACAAGCAAGTGCATGCAGGCTAAATATAGTGAGTAGGTGTGCTTAATCTGAACGTGTGCTTATTATAGTAAGTAGGTGTATTCTACCTACTATATCAGCAGATATATATTACCAGCAGCCAGGCCGATGGCGTGTCTGACTGTTGCTAAGGAGAATGTAGGGCACTCAACTCCCTGAAGATGGCATTTCTTCTCATTCTCAACAAGTCAAATTAAGTAGAGGTTACAGAAAATAACTTGTATGCTGCACATtcacagacaagacagacaccatcaccgacaacacacacacaaacactcactcttTCCATTCGCATTACCTACCCAGGAGCGGGGGAAATGGAGGCAGTTTGGGAAGCCGTATGAGGCCCAccagtttgcccccggtgacggAGCAGATGAAGAGCACGGTGATGCCGAACAGGTTCCCCCCCGGCAGACACTCCTTCTCTGTGATGGACCACACCACGCCAAACAGCACTAATGCAacgaggactgggagggaggagaggtcagAAGTCAGTACGTAGCCAGTAGTTTTTGCCTTTTACCTGCCAAATAAAATAATAGATTGCATGTGCTGTACTTGATTTGGTTTGCAAGGTACAATGGTCCCAAAAGTCTACTACTAAGCCTAAATGTTAACTTGTAAATGGCAGTATATCAGGAACAGCGGGTCGTGCTTTAGTCCATCTGTAAACCTACTCCATTTGTGCTATATAAATGCCTCTGGGTACTGTGGCACTGTTCAACAGCGTGCGCTGGataaagagagaaacacactggtTCTACAAACCCCCACCATTTTCCACTCGCCCAAGCACAGAATGCTACAAGATGCCAACCCCTGATCCCATAGCAATGTCACCATGGTAACATCTCTACGGTAGCATTAGCCCCCCCTGGTGCCCAGAAGTAAATAAAACAGACCAAAATGGCATTATCAGCACATTGAAGCCACTCTAGTGTTAGGCCTATATTGCATCTCTATTCTGGTGTCCATAGGCCACTCTAGACAATATTAGAGTGGCCTATATCTATGTTGGTGCCCACCCTTGGTGATGAGGGAGGCCAGGAGGCCTCGGGGCGGGCAGGGGCATGCCCGGCGGAGCCTGCCACAGCAGATGACCGGGGGGTCGGTGTTGGTGCCCGCATCCACCACCGGGTTACGGGGGATAAAGTAGGTCTCCTCCGTGACCTGGGGGGTTGGGCTCCGGCTCACCACCACCTGAATCTGGTTGACACCCAGGAACTACCAGGAGGATGGACGTAGAGGAAAGGGGTCTTAGTTCAATATGAAAATGTGTCCGTAGCAATACTTTTTAAATTAAACTTTCTTACTACAAAAATGCCATTTCAATACAAGCTTCTGAAAAAGTAACTACTGGATATTTTTATATTATTTCATAAAGATTCCTATCGTACTCTAACCAGttaaaaggtgcaatatgcagaaattgcCCCGTCATtttctggttgctaaaattcaaatAGTACGCTTAATTTAAGTTTATGTAACATAACAAGCAATGTATAATATAGAGAAACAATGTACCATTCAAACCGCtgttaaatatattttcaataaccaaaaagattatattttcagctggtgtacaaaaccaaaagacaaaaactaaacttaacagaagcatagaaatagtgcacagaGAACAGatcttgctttcaatgagaattacTGATCTATAATtaatatttctatgtgaatttggaaAGGTCACCCAAAAAGCTGCATATTGTAGCATTAACTTCTTGAGCTGAAATCATTGCAATCTCTCAAGAGAGAACGTTAAGTGATATGGCAGAACGTTAAGTGATATGggtaataaactgttccttctccATTAAATGTGACCTGGCCTCAGCCCCCATTCCTCACTAATCCACAGCTATCCACCCTTATCAGTGACCACAACCATGTGATTGCCTTTCTCTTACTTAGTAACATTCCAAGTCCCTGGCTCATATCCAACCTTAATTGACCCCACCATAtacattcctcctacagataaccattcaCTTCTGGTGTAGCAAGTATTTCAAATTAAAACCCAACAACTGAAACCAGACTGTGGCCCTTCAACTTTCAATATGATACCTGAAGTCTAACAATAACATCCTctgcactcccctctctcccgcaGTACCATGAACAGGGACATTTCATGTTTCAAGTTTAGAAGTCAGAACCCATCCCCAGTAAACAATAGTTCTCATGCTTATCCTAAAGAGTAGATACCGACTTTTACTACAAAGAGTGTGCCGCAATGTGAACAGTCAATGTCATGAACAGGGCTTTTGATCCAACTTACAGAAATACCACACTGTGGAAAAAGAGGCTGGCAAAAATCATGTGCAAATCTGCTGGTAGGGGACATCTCGAGGTGTATCAAATGACCTAACAGAAAGTCAGCAATGATGATTTTACTTTTGTTTTCAAGTAAATATTTGACCCCataaatgcatagtgccaaataaGAGTGCACAATACACTGCTAATAACACATTTAAACTAATGCCTTcaaaactgattctagatcaaTATGTGTGGAATTGTCTATGATTACGCCAAAGCTTTCGGTCAGCCATTTCTCATAGCTTCAGCATCATTAAATTATGTAAAAGGTTatctattagcattttggccaAAGCACTAGATATACTATACCTCTGCATGGTTCGTTACTGAAGAGGCTCCGGGACAGTGTTCTAGGTCCAGCAAGGGAGAAGATGTAGGCAGCTGGTCGTCCTCCATCATGGCATCTAGTACAGTTCACTTTCTCCTCCACACTTCTTCTCGAACCTCACAGCAAACCTGTTGAGGGGTTGGGCGGGCCATCGATGCACTGCTGCTCTGCTCTTCTCCTGTTGTATCCTAAGGTCAGACTCTGT
Coding sequences within:
- the LOC135507811 gene encoding sodium/hydrogen exchanger 9B2-like, yielding MMEDDQLPTSSPLLDLEHCPGASSVTNHAEFLGVNQIQVVVSRSPTPQVTEETYFIPRNPVVDAGTNTDPPVICCGRLRRACPCPPRGLLASLITKVLVALVLFGVVWSITEKECLPGGNLFGITVLFICSVTGGKLVGLIRLPKLPPFPPLLGMLLSGFLLRNIPVVTDAVYIDYRWSASLRNIALAVILARAGLGLDASALKKLSMVCIRVGMGPCIIEACTIAIASHFLMGLPWIWGFILGFVLGAVSPAVVVPSMLLLQKDGYGLEQGIPTLLMAAGSFDDILAITGFTTCMGMAFATGSMWYNLLRGILEVGGGMVAGVLLGFLLRYFPSKDQDNVVMKRSFLLLGLSVFAVFGSNMAGFPGSGGLCTLVLAFLASLGWRRSKVPVEDIVGIAWEVFQPLLFGLIGAEIQISELDKNTVGLGIGSLAIGLLVRVLFTFVCVLCAGFNFKEKLFIALAWLPKATVQAAIGSTALDMARTKEDKELEKYGMDVLTVAVLSILLTAPIGALVIGLTGPRLLQKPKNAAWEREQSGTITETPITYESTL